In Halorientalis litorea, one DNA window encodes the following:
- the queC gene encoding 7-cyano-7-deazaguanine synthase QueC, which yields MSEQRAVILASGGMDSATAAAVAQDAGYELYMLHTSYGQQTESKEYECAQAQAEAFDAADFLHLTTDHLSKIGASSLTDDEMDVEEADLESDEIPSSYVPFRNANLLSMATSYAEANDCEAVFIGAHSEDFSGYPDCRPEFFEAFQQVVDVGTKPETEISVEAPFVELSKTDIAERGLELDVPYEHTWSCYREEAPACGTCDACAFRLQAFQNLGERDPIEYAERPDYTES from the coding sequence ATGAGCGAGCAACGAGCGGTAATCCTGGCGTCTGGGGGAATGGATAGTGCGACCGCGGCGGCTGTCGCGCAGGATGCTGGCTACGAGTTGTACATGCTGCACACGTCCTACGGCCAGCAGACCGAGAGTAAGGAGTACGAATGTGCGCAGGCCCAGGCCGAGGCCTTCGACGCCGCAGACTTCCTCCACCTGACGACGGACCACCTCTCGAAGATCGGTGCGTCGAGTCTCACTGACGACGAGATGGACGTCGAGGAGGCAGACTTGGAGAGTGACGAGATTCCGAGCTCCTACGTACCGTTCCGGAACGCGAACCTGCTGTCGATGGCGACGTCGTATGCAGAAGCCAACGATTGTGAGGCCGTGTTTATCGGTGCGCACAGCGAGGACTTCTCGGGGTATCCGGACTGCCGACCGGAGTTCTTCGAGGCGTTCCAGCAGGTCGTCGACGTCGGCACGAAACCGGAGACGGAGATCAGCGTCGAAGCGCCGTTCGTCGAGTTGTCGAAAACAGACATCGCCGAACGCGGTCTCGAACTCGACGTCCCCTATGAACACACCTGGAGCTGCTACCGGGAAGAAGCACCAGCGTGTGGCACGTGTGACGCGTGTGCGTTCCGTCTCCAGGCGTTCCAAAATCTCGGCGAGCGCGATCCAATCGAATACGCCGAGCGCCCCGATTATACCGAATCATAG
- the folE gene encoding GTP cyclohydrolase I: MTRTHSQFATGEVESDIDYEKAQRGVRLLLEAVGEDPDSNALTETWQRRVPDAFATLTEGQREAAKPTMRTFDAETTDLVVKTAIPVYSLCEHHLLPFFGTVHLAYRPTDEVVGLSKLTRYVRWQSRKLTMQEQLTNDIASGLKEELDAATVFVEMNATHLCEAMRGVETRSTTTTRATAGEPTEAERERFQAAVNRTEGQG; the protein is encoded by the coding sequence ATGACGAGGACGCACTCTCAATTCGCGACTGGCGAGGTAGAATCAGACATCGACTACGAGAAGGCACAGCGGGGCGTTCGCCTCCTGTTAGAGGCCGTCGGCGAGGACCCGGACAGTAACGCGCTGACTGAGACCTGGCAGCGCCGCGTACCGGACGCCTTCGCGACACTCACCGAAGGCCAACGGGAGGCCGCGAAGCCGACGATGCGGACCTTCGACGCCGAGACGACCGATCTCGTTGTCAAAACCGCAATTCCCGTGTATTCGCTGTGTGAGCACCACTTGTTGCCGTTCTTTGGAACAGTTCATTTGGCGTATCGGCCGACAGACGAGGTGGTAGGGCTCTCGAAGCTGACTCGGTACGTCCGCTGGCAGTCACGAAAGCTCACGATGCAGGAACAGCTGACGAACGACATCGCGTCCGGACTCAAAGAGGAACTAGACGCAGCTACCGTCTTTGTCGAAATGAACGCAACGCACCTCTGTGAGGCGATGCGCGGCGTTGAAACGAGAAGCACGACCACCACCAGGGCAACTGCCGGAGAACCGACTGAGGCAGAACGTGAGCGGTTCCAAGCAGCGGTCAACCGTACGGAGGGTCAGGGATGA
- a CDS encoding 7-carboxy-7-deazaguanine synthase QueE — protein sequence MPVSSTADEQPADDVDGAALPVNELFYSLQGEGKLTGTPSVFVRTSGCNLRCWFCDSYHTSWEPTHATMSVDDIVEEVQSHDDADHVVLTGGEPLIHDDAVTLLEQLDDLGYHTTVETNGTIHRDAPIDLASISPKLASSTPTPEKDPKGDGEWADRHEERRIDLDALGALVDDYNAQLKFVVTGPDDLPEIESLLADVRSTAASRIPDSDVLLMPEGTTRDELDARRNEVAELAMEYGYRYTPRLHVDLWNDAPET from the coding sequence ATGCCAGTCAGTTCGACAGCTGATGAGCAGCCAGCGGACGATGTCGATGGCGCAGCACTGCCGGTCAACGAGCTCTTCTACTCGCTCCAGGGCGAAGGGAAGCTCACCGGGACGCCATCGGTGTTCGTCCGCACCAGCGGATGTAATCTCCGATGTTGGTTCTGTGACTCCTACCACACCTCCTGGGAGCCCACCCACGCCACAATGAGCGTCGACGACATCGTCGAGGAAGTCCAGTCACACGACGATGCCGACCACGTCGTCCTAACTGGTGGTGAACCGCTTATCCACGATGACGCGGTCACGCTCCTCGAGCAGCTCGACGATCTCGGCTACCACACTACCGTTGAAACCAACGGTACCATCCACCGTGACGCCCCCATCGATCTCGCAAGCATCAGCCCGAAACTCGCCTCCAGCACACCCACCCCTGAGAAAGACCCCAAAGGCGATGGCGAGTGGGCAGACCGTCATGAAGAACGGCGCATCGACCTCGATGCACTCGGCGCACTCGTCGACGACTATAACGCACAACTCAAGTTTGTCGTCACTGGCCCCGATGACCTGCCCGAGATCGAATCCCTCCTCGCTGACGTCCGATCGACGGCAGCGAGTCGCATCCCGGATTCCGACGTGCTGCTGATGCCCGAGGGGACGACTCGAGACGAACTCGATGCCCGCCGGAATGAGGTAGCTGAACTCGCGATGGAGTACGGCTACCGGTACACGCCCCGCTTGCACGTAGACCTCTGGAACGACGCCCCCGAAACGTAA
- a CDS encoding 6-pyruvoyl trahydropterin synthase family protein — protein MHLEQESVSDLSESGERTLFIGRDNPIRISTGHRLLHHDGKCSRPHGHNYEISVEVTGSLTQDGWVVDKGDITSVIDDWDHRFLLEKDDPLIDAFEQSGDGDSLVVLEHPPTAEVMGLVLERKLLETLPESVSDISVVVRETSELCAGATH, from the coding sequence GTGCATCTTGAACAAGAATCGGTCTCCGACCTTTCCGAGTCTGGTGAGAGGACACTATTCATAGGAAGGGACAACCCGATCCGAATCAGCACCGGGCACCGCCTCCTCCACCACGATGGGAAATGTAGTCGTCCACATGGACACAACTACGAAATCTCGGTGGAGGTCACTGGTTCTCTCACCCAAGATGGCTGGGTCGTAGACAAAGGAGATATTACCTCAGTAATAGATGACTGGGACCACCGCTTCCTCCTCGAGAAGGACGACCCCCTCATCGACGCCTTCGAGCAGAGCGGCGACGGTGATTCACTCGTCGTTCTCGAACACCCACCGACCGCGGAAGTGATGGGGCTCGTCTTGGAACGAAAACTCCTCGAGACACTTCCAGAGTCAGTCTCAGACATCTCAGTAGTGGTGCGGGAGACATCGGAGCTCTGTGCGGGGGCGACACACTGA
- a CDS encoding DUF6884 domain-containing protein: protein MRFYVPEWDDAVDSHYDFEHDELSTLNRQERDLDYIWDIFEPETTPVDGVLISREQVEETNRKAERLAQYGVYDDPVLSIPNWLPTISDCGAWGYKSLPFPPYGNEDMLDFYETLDVTVGVTIDHLVLGSGKDKGRLYLDERAFDGELNKGDIPDPITDVVDVMIEEWPEEWPSYVDEYEPTIRTDPDIEVEPFIAEDFRGDIDTVLSRLAQDSRAVYREHDAEFRYDLTLRNAREMYDLYQRRDYPFRLMVAIQGWNPDSYSKATEEVLGMGYDYLGIGGVAGSPVHDVRGIVKSVGKTIKQFEREHNTRIDSHVFGFAKTEAFETIGRSGMTSFDSASMLRSAWTGGQNYRLDNDERYDAIRVRYPSSRDDLDEAVETSLRGRETLVALRAYDTGDSIRNALESWYEQAEKVLPATREYLLEHRHDDQYDESLLQDIERAFREDFEYGRELQASFSDNLRSKLVKLLREDTPTAPVPFEEYDELLSTAVDVFEGFPHAKTVLNEPYVVSDYDRVWAIVRDYATWIGDDDLLQEYQDTLRSRPWEKCDCPICREYGVEVCIFRGNDRNRRRGFHNTRRFYDEFEEDLPKILVATQGDAAYSGYETVEDYLRDKHSSFWTQTHDLPVAEIGVLDANGVSEWWEETPSLVSFAPDRMAANVGEQAARYQHLFVHTLDGELDEEAVAAARENGCEVHTNSNPRDLRDEILEVCGQNYAASDDFVPHPPEIDTENGLDILVIDQCSGSKEIPDDAPIFGEEETLQFSRENLLARDNVPGIAARDLYTGRQQNHVKSAVRWLLRQGHDVDRYFVSAGFGLVAEDEYLPPYEVTFSSMNVSDIRERSAKLDIQKDLRHLLQEADYDVVFFTLGKDYYTSIDIDEMVQEVRSDRIGVVFNRELVEDQFDNIESIPARTEDAKEHSTIVVGLKGHYMKNFARYIDTVDTLRPETIEELCRRVEEVPPQAEFESE from the coding sequence GTGCGGTTCTACGTACCTGAGTGGGACGACGCAGTCGACTCCCACTACGATTTCGAACACGACGAACTCTCTACCTTGAACCGTCAAGAGCGCGATCTGGACTATATCTGGGACATTTTCGAGCCCGAAACCACACCAGTAGACGGGGTTCTCATATCTCGCGAACAGGTCGAAGAGACAAACCGCAAAGCCGAGCGACTAGCCCAGTACGGTGTCTACGATGACCCCGTACTTTCTATCCCGAATTGGTTACCGACGATTAGTGACTGCGGGGCTTGGGGGTACAAGTCGCTCCCTTTCCCACCGTACGGGAACGAGGATATGCTCGACTTCTACGAGACGCTGGACGTTACTGTCGGCGTCACTATCGACCACCTCGTTCTAGGGTCGGGAAAGGACAAGGGACGGCTTTATCTTGACGAACGCGCGTTCGACGGAGAACTCAACAAAGGCGACATCCCCGATCCCATCACCGACGTCGTTGACGTTATGATCGAGGAATGGCCAGAGGAATGGCCCTCATATGTCGACGAGTACGAGCCGACGATTCGTACTGATCCCGATATAGAAGTTGAGCCGTTCATCGCTGAGGACTTTCGGGGAGACATTGATACCGTTCTGTCCCGTCTCGCACAGGATTCACGTGCGGTCTATCGCGAACACGACGCCGAGTTCCGCTACGACCTGACGCTGCGGAACGCCCGAGAGATGTATGACCTCTACCAGCGTCGTGACTATCCGTTCCGACTGATGGTCGCTATCCAGGGATGGAACCCTGATTCATACAGTAAGGCCACCGAGGAAGTGCTTGGTATGGGTTATGACTACCTCGGAATCGGGGGAGTCGCAGGTAGCCCAGTTCACGACGTTCGTGGAATCGTCAAGAGCGTCGGGAAGACGATCAAGCAGTTCGAACGAGAACACAACACCCGCATCGACTCTCACGTCTTCGGCTTCGCGAAGACTGAGGCGTTCGAGACGATTGGTCGGTCGGGGATGACTAGTTTCGACAGCGCGAGTATGCTTCGTTCGGCGTGGACCGGTGGACAGAATTATCGTCTTGATAACGACGAACGCTACGATGCCATTCGAGTTCGCTATCCATCGAGCCGGGACGATCTCGACGAAGCTGTTGAAACGTCCCTACGCGGTCGTGAAACATTGGTGGCACTTCGAGCATACGATACAGGAGATTCGATTCGTAATGCTCTCGAGAGTTGGTACGAACAGGCTGAGAAGGTGCTTCCAGCGACGAGAGAATATCTCCTGGAACACCGCCACGATGATCAGTATGATGAGTCGCTCCTACAGGACATAGAAAGGGCGTTCCGAGAGGATTTCGAGTATGGCCGCGAGCTTCAGGCGAGCTTCAGTGATAATCTCCGTAGTAAGTTAGTCAAACTCCTGCGGGAAGATACCCCGACTGCTCCAGTTCCGTTCGAGGAGTACGACGAACTACTGAGCACAGCGGTAGACGTATTTGAGGGGTTCCCACACGCGAAGACCGTTTTGAACGAGCCGTACGTTGTCAGTGACTATGATCGAGTCTGGGCGATTGTCCGGGATTACGCTACTTGGATCGGTGACGACGACCTGCTCCAAGAGTATCAAGACACCCTTCGAAGTCGTCCGTGGGAGAAATGTGACTGTCCAATCTGTAGAGAGTACGGTGTCGAGGTTTGCATCTTCCGGGGGAACGATCGAAATCGGAGACGAGGGTTCCACAACACACGACGCTTCTACGATGAATTCGAGGAAGACCTTCCGAAGATCCTCGTCGCGACCCAGGGGGATGCAGCCTACAGTGGCTACGAAACTGTTGAAGACTATCTGCGCGACAAACACTCCTCATTCTGGACTCAGACACATGACCTTCCGGTCGCAGAGATTGGTGTACTAGATGCGAACGGCGTGAGTGAGTGGTGGGAAGAAACCCCGTCGCTCGTCTCGTTCGCCCCAGATCGTATGGCAGCAAACGTCGGCGAACAAGCAGCCAGGTACCAGCACCTCTTCGTACACACATTGGATGGTGAACTTGACGAAGAAGCCGTAGCGGCTGCTCGGGAAAACGGTTGCGAGGTACACACCAATAGCAACCCTCGAGACTTGCGAGATGAAATACTCGAGGTCTGTGGGCAAAACTATGCAGCTAGTGACGACTTCGTGCCTCATCCACCTGAGATTGATACCGAAAACGGATTGGACATCCTTGTCATCGACCAATGTTCAGGATCGAAGGAGATACCAGACGACGCGCCGATTTTCGGTGAAGAGGAAACTCTCCAATTCTCTCGTGAAAACCTCCTCGCTCGGGATAATGTGCCAGGTATTGCAGCACGCGACCTGTACACGGGACGCCAGCAAAACCACGTCAAGAGTGCAGTTAGATGGCTTCTGCGACAAGGTCACGACGTCGACCGTTACTTCGTAAGTGCAGGATTTGGCCTTGTCGCAGAAGACGAGTATCTCCCCCCCTACGAGGTAACATTCAGCTCAATGAATGTTAGCGACATAAGAGAGCGATCTGCGAAACTCGACATTCAAAAAGACCTACGACACCTCCTTCAAGAGGCCGATTATGATGTCGTCTTCTTTACCCTTGGGAAGGACTATTACACCAGTATCGACATCGACGAGATGGTTCAGGAGGTACGTTCCGACCGGATTGGTGTGGTCTTCAACCGCGAACTTGTCGAAGACCAATTTGACAACATCG